In a genomic window of Pedosphaera parvula Ellin514:
- a CDS encoding IPT/TIG domain-containing protein: MRKLRRRRKRLAVLAAGTVLTPVGSALASLLGNQLFPANNPWNQIITNAPVATNSAAIIANIGTSALVTPGWGVDNPANGASALYGIPYNVVHGNSTAKVNVVIDNYPDESDLIPVPIPANAVLEGDFQNGPNPGVGNRGDSHLIVWDEDNNVGYELWYASRPSENSDGKWHAAIESFWGFGTNSFRPLGWMSGDGAGLPILPGLARPDEALPVAQGGQGVINHAVRVTLPNRVIDSRYIYPASHKGSSTAVSTNTIPLGSRLRLKNTPAVNNSISLMGSQSQVLARAMQQYGLIVADTGGLAAAINVSGAPGSVNASNNLSATWDMTDVMKLKGLTANDFEVLNLAPMVTSLSATQGWPGSNLNITGQNFSGAAGRLSVFFGTNAASSVNMLSDTQISVTVPSGSGTVDVTVQSGVKQTSAGNVTAPIFGYGTSALTAADKFTFTAPPPTIQHVTLNAGNFVMSGTNNSGLGGTYHVLTSTDLSVQRTNWTILTSGSFDGSGNFSFTNPVGSTSARHFYTLQVP, encoded by the coding sequence ATGCGAAAACTAAGACGACGTAGAAAACGCTTGGCGGTATTGGCGGCAGGGACAGTGTTAACGCCGGTTGGCTCCGCGCTGGCTTCATTGCTCGGCAACCAGCTCTTTCCCGCGAACAATCCCTGGAATCAGATCATCACCAACGCACCGGTCGCGACGAACTCAGCGGCCATCATCGCCAACATCGGCACCTCGGCTCTCGTCACGCCCGGTTGGGGTGTGGATAATCCTGCCAATGGAGCCAGCGCCTTGTATGGCATTCCTTACAATGTCGTCCATGGCAACAGCACCGCCAAGGTGAATGTCGTCATCGACAATTATCCCGACGAGAGCGACCTCATCCCGGTGCCGATTCCGGCAAACGCCGTGCTGGAAGGTGATTTTCAAAACGGACCCAATCCCGGCGTCGGTAATCGCGGTGACTCTCACCTAATCGTCTGGGATGAGGATAACAACGTCGGTTATGAACTGTGGTACGCCAGCCGGCCTTCGGAGAACTCCGACGGCAAGTGGCATGCGGCCATAGAATCATTTTGGGGCTTTGGCACGAACAGTTTTCGTCCCCTCGGATGGATGTCCGGCGACGGTGCAGGATTGCCGATACTTCCCGGCCTGGCCCGGCCCGATGAAGCGTTGCCAGTAGCGCAGGGAGGCCAGGGTGTGATCAACCATGCCGTGCGCGTGACGCTGCCGAACCGCGTTATTGACTCGCGATATATTTACCCTGCTTCACACAAGGGCTCTTCCACGGCAGTCTCCACCAACACCATTCCCCTCGGCAGCCGGTTGCGCTTGAAGAACACGCCAGCCGTGAACAATTCGATTAGCTTGATGGGGTCTCAATCCCAGGTTCTTGCCCGTGCCATGCAGCAATATGGCCTCATTGTCGCGGACACCGGCGGCTTGGCGGCAGCGATAAATGTCAGCGGCGCTCCTGGCTCGGTCAACGCCAGTAACAATCTCAGTGCTACCTGGGATATGACGGATGTCATGAAACTGAAGGGGCTCACCGCTAATGACTTCGAGGTTCTCAACCTCGCACCCATGGTGACCAGCTTGAGCGCTACACAGGGTTGGCCCGGCAGTAATCTCAACATCACTGGTCAGAATTTCTCAGGTGCAGCAGGGCGCCTATCGGTGTTCTTTGGAACCAACGCCGCCAGTTCGGTCAACATGCTCAGCGATACACAGATCTCCGTCACCGTCCCGAGCGGTTCCGGGACCGTGGATGTGACGGTTCAATCGGGAGTCAAACAAACTAGCGCCGGCAATGTCACCGCACCTATTTTCGGTTATGGAACCTCGGCCCTAACCGCGGCAGACAAGTTTACCTTTACCGCCCCGCCACCGACGATCCAGCATGTCACCTTGAACGCCGGGAACTTCGTCATGAGCGGGACCAATAACAGCGGACTCGGCGGCACTTATCACGTCTTGACCTCGACCGATCTGTCAGTGCAGAGGACCAACTGGACGATTTTGACGAGCGGGAGTTTTGATGGAAGCGGAAACTTCTCGTTCACGAACCCCGTTGGATCAACCAGCGCGCGGCACTTCTACACCCTGCAAGTGCCGTAA
- a CDS encoding TIGR03032 family protein, translating into MNSPMEYRDIRCAHSDSLPALLAQLRLSVLISTYQTGHLVVVSAREGRLTLTFNQFERAMGIAVKSGTIAVCTRKEVWFLRNAPDIAAKLKGHHDACFLARTSHFTDDIRAHEAAWVAAPSGGSEFWTVNTLFSCLSALHPHYSFAPRWKPPFISTLRPEDRCHLNGLAVVNGAPRYVTALGETDTPSGWRGVKQNGGFLMEVPSGRMLTRGLSLPHSPRVEGNQIFFLHSGQGELAVADSQSGQVTSVAHVPGVSRGLAIHGGYAFVGLSKARPSLEGLPIMADRDKLRCGLWVVDLRTGAIAGHLEFCTGIEEIFDVQVLPGIVSPYISGPAAEKDVGQPLWTIPPGSA; encoded by the coding sequence ATGAATTCGCCCATGGAATACCGCGACATCCGCTGCGCCCACTCGGACAGTTTGCCCGCGCTCCTCGCGCAATTGCGTTTGTCGGTGCTCATCTCCACTTACCAGACCGGCCACCTCGTCGTGGTGTCGGCACGGGAAGGCCGGCTCACGCTGACGTTTAATCAATTCGAGCGGGCCATGGGCATCGCGGTCAAGTCCGGGACGATCGCCGTTTGCACGCGCAAGGAAGTCTGGTTCCTCCGCAACGCCCCGGACATCGCCGCCAAGCTCAAGGGACATCATGACGCCTGTTTCCTGGCCCGCACCTCCCATTTCACCGATGACATCCGAGCGCACGAAGCCGCCTGGGTCGCGGCGCCTTCGGGAGGAAGCGAATTCTGGACCGTCAACACACTCTTCTCCTGCCTCTCCGCCCTGCATCCACATTACAGTTTTGCCCCACGCTGGAAGCCGCCGTTCATATCCACTCTGCGTCCCGAAGACCGCTGTCATCTCAACGGGCTGGCCGTCGTCAACGGCGCACCCCGTTACGTCACGGCCTTGGGAGAAACGGACACGCCCTCTGGTTGGCGCGGCGTCAAACAGAATGGCGGCTTTCTCATGGAAGTCCCCAGCGGCCGCATGCTGACTCGTGGTCTCTCCCTCCCGCATTCGCCGCGGGTGGAAGGTAATCAGATTTTCTTTCTCCACTCCGGCCAGGGCGAGTTGGCGGTGGCTGATTCCCAAAGTGGCCAGGTCACTTCCGTGGCTCACGTGCCGGGCGTTTCGCGTGGTCTGGCCATTCACGGTGGTTACGCGTTCGTCGGTCTCTCCAAAGCCCGTCCATCGTTGGAAGGACTCCCCATCATGGCTGATCGCGACAAACTGCGTTGTGGGCTTTGGGTGGTTGATTTGCGGACCGGTGCCATCGCAGGGCATCTGGAATTTTGCACGGGCATCGAAGAGATTTTCGACGTTCAAGTATTGCCGGGGATTGTCTCGCCTTACATTTCCGGTCCGGCAGCCGAGAAGGATGTCGGTCAGCCGCTTTGGACCATCCCGCCCGGCTCGGCTTAG
- a CDS encoding beta strand repeat-containing protein, whose protein sequence is MSHRCFALFSGLLLLSAIQVRANSDITIGSAPTSGGSWSWGYFTPTADKATISVTDIANLLDNGTPILIVTTSAFSAQGNITVDSAIVKSVSNPASLELTANSSIAINGSINMPTGDLSLSAANGGSITQGAEIIVATGAVTILSPAGDVTLNNVANNFSTATITAANNVTLATSSALNFGNSMITGNLTVTTAGAITQSGALRVALSRTATFSAGSANNIVLNQVANDFPTVVITSGKDVTISDINSLNFGASTISGNLWVNTSGAITQFGALSVNGAGSSAFFYAGSGNNIILSNPGNDFATVSIASAKDVTLVDINGLTLGSSTIGGTLSVSAQGNIVQSWALNVTGATTLSAGTSKDIVLTSGNRFTGITIPAARNVSLYSYEGLTLNTIATTGSFTANSSGTIFVAGALTSGGSVTLGGAACTLNNNVSSTSTVNFTSPLSLGMNVTVTGSVNFNSSIYGNGRQLTVNGAAMIGGSSLSAMGSKFLFQNSLGIGTGILSIQNWNGSTTGGGASQIVVSNPQLPTAELSKVRFINPVGLASGTYRGQVLASGEIVPAPHPTLLVGRSGSNFVLSWPDTSVLQSATNVVGPYVDIPAATSPYTNATGVTPSQFFRLR, encoded by the coding sequence ATGAGCCATCGTTGTTTCGCGCTTTTTTCCGGCCTTCTTTTGCTTTCCGCGATCCAGGTCAGGGCGAATTCGGACATCACCATCGGTTCGGCTCCCACCTCAGGCGGTTCCTGGTCCTGGGGCTATTTTACGCCCACGGCGGACAAGGCAACCATTTCCGTCACCGACATAGCAAATTTGCTGGATAACGGGACACCTATCCTCATCGTTACCACCAGTGCATTTTCAGCACAGGGAAACATCACCGTGGATTCGGCGATCGTGAAGTCGGTTTCGAATCCCGCCTCGCTGGAACTCACCGCCAATTCCAGCATTGCCATCAACGGCTCCATCAACATGCCAACGGGCGACCTCTCTCTTTCTGCCGCCAATGGCGGTAGCATCACCCAGGGGGCGGAGATTATCGTGGCCACGGGAGCAGTCACCATTCTATCACCCGCTGGCGATGTCACCCTTAACAACGTTGCAAATAATTTTTCCACAGCCACCATCACCGCTGCCAACAATGTCACCCTGGCCACCAGTTCTGCGCTCAATTTCGGCAATTCGATGATTACCGGTAATCTCACTGTGACCACAGCCGGAGCCATCACGCAGTCGGGCGCTCTCCGGGTAGCTCTGAGCAGGACCGCCACTTTCTCTGCTGGGTCCGCGAACAACATCGTGTTGAATCAGGTTGCCAACGACTTCCCGACCGTGGTCATCACTTCCGGCAAAGACGTTACGATCAGCGATATCAACAGCCTCAATTTTGGGGCTTCCACCATTTCGGGAAATCTGTGGGTAAACACCTCTGGAGCCATCACTCAGTTTGGCGCTCTTTCCGTTAATGGTGCCGGCTCATCAGCCTTCTTCTATGCCGGCTCGGGAAATAATATTATACTGAGCAATCCCGGAAATGATTTTGCGACGGTCAGCATCGCTTCCGCCAAAGATGTTACCCTGGTGGACATCAATGGACTCACCCTAGGCAGCTCCACCATCGGGGGAACACTCTCGGTCTCGGCTCAGGGAAACATTGTTCAAAGCTGGGCTTTGAACGTGACTGGTGCCACGACATTAAGCGCGGGAACATCCAAGGATATTGTGCTGACTTCAGGCAATCGTTTCACAGGAATCACCATCCCGGCAGCGAGAAACGTTTCGTTATACAGCTATGAGGGGCTCACTTTAAATACAATCGCAACGACCGGCTCGTTTACTGCCAATTCCTCCGGTACGATATTCGTGGCGGGTGCCTTGACTTCCGGCGGAAGCGTGACGCTGGGAGGCGCTGCCTGCACATTGAACAACAATGTTTCATCCACCAGCACAGTCAATTTTACTTCCCCCTTGTCGCTCGGCATGAACGTCACGGTGACCGGTTCGGTGAATTTCAACAGCTCGATTTATGGCAATGGCAGGCAGCTCACCGTGAACGGTGCAGCCATGATTGGCGGCAGTTCCCTGAGTGCGATGGGCAGCAAGTTTCTTTTTCAAAACTCTCTCGGCATTGGAACCGGAATCTTGTCGATCCAAAACTGGAATGGTTCCACCACCGGCGGCGGAGCCAGTCAAATCGTCGTCAGCAATCCACAACTTCCCACAGCCGAACTCTCCAAGGTGCGTTTCATTAATCCGGTCGGGCTCGCTTCCGGGACATATCGTGGCCAGGTTCTTGCCTCTGGTGAGATTGTGCCGGCTCCCCATCCCACGCTTCTAGTTGGCAGGAGCGGCTCCAATTTTGTGTTAAGCTGGCCAGACACGTCTGTATTGCAATCAGCTACCAACGTCGTCGGTCCATACGTGGACATTCCTGCAGCCACGAGCCCATACACCAATGCCACTGGAGTAACACCCAGCCAGTTTTTCCGCTTACGTTGA
- a CDS encoding GNAT family N-acetyltransferase: protein MIHYQHTTENLSWENLSTLFQSVGWGPRSASELQDAFSKSTHLIFAYDQNQLVGCGRTVDDGKYYCLIVDVIVAPTHQRRGIGTHIIDHLKQQTRDYLFCTLTAAPDKASFYETLGFRKQQTAYIVPRTEKQATDHC, encoded by the coding sequence ATGATCCACTACCAGCACACCACCGAAAACCTTTCCTGGGAAAACTTGTCCACCCTCTTCCAATCCGTCGGCTGGGGACCACGAAGCGCCTCTGAACTCCAGGACGCCTTTTCCAAAAGCACCCACCTCATCTTCGCCTACGACCAGAACCAACTCGTCGGCTGCGGCCGCACCGTCGATGACGGAAAATATTACTGCCTCATTGTCGATGTCATCGTCGCTCCCACGCATCAGCGACGCGGCATCGGCACCCACATCATCGACCACCTCAAACAGCAGACCAGAGATTATCTGTTTTGCACCCTCACCGCCGCTCCCGACAAAGCCTCGTTTTACGAAACCCTGGGCTTCCGCAAACAACAAACCGCCTACATCGTCCCCCGCACCGAAAAACAAGCCACCGACCACTGCTGA
- a CDS encoding DUF4917 family protein yields MSTPPILSYADVLAETDVRRHLLLGNGFSIACRPDLFKYDKLFDRADFSQAERARQAFDALGTTNFEAVMRALRSFSVIATIYFPGDADAKNRAAEDANSLREVLVSAVAGSHPDRPHDIKREEYSICRKFLRGYKSINTLNYDLLLYWSLMQDELEDEPITSDDGFRKPADDPDADYVSWDPDNSKTQSVRYLHGALHLYDTGSEMKKFTWVNTQIPLIDQIRAALQQGFYPVFVSEGTSAEKVERIRHNDYLCKMYRSFTEIQGSLVVFGHSLDECDDHIFTDRIGRHGKTNRLYISLFGDPSSSANQEKISRASALSGLRKGKPLEVKFFDAGSASVWAPSRLANTGTSTASN; encoded by the coding sequence ATGTCAACACCGCCAATTCTTTCATATGCCGATGTGCTCGCCGAAACTGACGTACGTCGGCACCTTCTGTTGGGAAACGGTTTCAGCATCGCATGCAGACCTGACCTGTTTAAATACGACAAACTTTTCGACCGGGCAGATTTTTCACAAGCAGAGCGAGCACGCCAGGCGTTTGATGCGCTCGGAACAACAAACTTCGAAGCAGTCATGAGGGCATTGCGGAGCTTCTCTGTAATTGCCACGATCTACTTCCCGGGCGATGCGGATGCAAAAAACAGAGCCGCAGAAGACGCTAATTCACTCAGAGAGGTACTTGTCAGCGCTGTAGCCGGTTCCCATCCAGATCGTCCGCACGATATAAAAAGAGAAGAATACTCAATCTGCCGAAAGTTTCTCCGTGGCTACAAGAGTATCAATACATTGAATTATGACTTGCTGCTCTATTGGTCTCTAATGCAAGACGAACTTGAGGATGAGCCGATTACTTCTGATGATGGTTTCCGTAAGCCTGCCGACGATCCCGATGCCGATTACGTTTCGTGGGATCCAGATAATTCGAAGACCCAAAGTGTACGGTATCTTCACGGTGCTTTACACCTTTACGATACCGGGAGCGAGATGAAAAAGTTTACTTGGGTCAACACCCAAATCCCTCTCATTGATCAAATCCGTGCCGCATTACAACAAGGGTTTTACCCCGTTTTCGTCTCGGAAGGCACAAGCGCTGAAAAGGTAGAACGCATCCGCCATAACGATTACCTCTGTAAAATGTATCGTTCGTTTACGGAAATTCAGGGATCGCTCGTCGTATTCGGACATTCCTTGGACGAGTGCGACGACCATATCTTCACAGATCGTATTGGCCGCCATGGTAAAACAAACCGCTTGTATATCAGTCTGTTCGGAGATCCAAGCTCTTCTGCAAATCAGGAAAAAATTAGCCGGGCATCAGCACTCTCCGGACTTCGGAAGGGCAAACCCTTAGAGGTAAAGTTTTTCGATGCCGGCTCTGCGTCAGTTTGGGCGCCCAGCAGGTTAGCTAACACGGGGACGTCCACTGCATCCAATTAA
- a CDS encoding N-6 DNA methylase — protein MLDSDTKRRIDTARNILVGKVPDPKSQVEQITIALIYKFMDDMDAESEELGGKRKFFTKDFARYGWARLMRSGLGGHELLGLYGEGIAKMPQNPGIPLLFREIFKNAYLPYRDPETLKAFLKIIDEFTYDHSERLGDAFEYLLSVLGSQGDAGQFRTPRHIIDFIVSVVDPKKNETVLDPACGTAGFLISSYKHILRANTDARGNSKLTPDDRGRLAKNFKGYDISPDMVRLSLVNLYLHGFTDPHIYEYDTLTSEERWNEFADVILANPPFMSPKGGIKPHKRFSVPSNRSEVLFVDYMLEHLTAHGRAGIIVPEGIIFQSGTAYRRLREVLLKESLIGIISLPSGVFQPYSGVKTSILILDKRVAKSRPHVLFSDIRAIGVSLGVKRTVTERNDLPFVVQDYAAYHEGTELSRHSFLVERNAIAANDYIFSAERYRPVEARAGTRVVRLKDVCSLTKGTHSSTKTQRGPYPLIVTAKEPLSSSDYEIDGEAVCVPMISSTGHGRATLSRIHFASGKFAVANLLAVLQPKDADVLITRFLYLVLDLQKDKVAELMKGAANVSMKVEDLAEFQIPLPSLATQKEIVLEIEGYQKVINGARAVLDHYRPHITIHPDWPICCLDDVASLRSGTTPDTTRGDYYVGDVNFVKTSEINNCIINSSVTHISREAVRDYGLTVFPKGTVLMAMYGQGKTRGQVAYLNVPACTTQNAAAITPNECVEPLYLYLYFLGQYDRLRKHGIDGHISHLNLTYLKTFEIPLPPLATQQAIVSEIEAEQALVAANRELITRFEKKIQATLARIWGEGDNTIETH, from the coding sequence ATGCTAGACTCTGACACAAAACGCCGCATCGATACCGCTCGCAACATCCTCGTTGGCAAAGTTCCCGACCCAAAATCCCAGGTAGAACAAATCACTATTGCACTCATCTATAAGTTCATGGACGACATGGACGCTGAGTCTGAGGAGCTGGGCGGCAAGCGTAAGTTTTTCACGAAGGATTTCGCCCGATACGGCTGGGCCAGGCTCATGCGTTCCGGTCTTGGCGGCCATGAACTACTCGGCCTCTATGGCGAAGGCATTGCCAAGATGCCCCAGAATCCCGGCATCCCACTCCTGTTCCGTGAAATTTTCAAGAATGCTTATCTTCCCTATCGCGATCCTGAAACGCTTAAAGCCTTTCTAAAAATCATCGATGAGTTTACGTACGACCACTCCGAGCGGCTTGGTGATGCCTTCGAGTATCTCCTCTCCGTCCTTGGCTCCCAAGGCGATGCCGGGCAATTTCGCACACCACGTCACATCATTGATTTTATCGTCTCGGTTGTAGATCCGAAAAAAAACGAGACAGTCCTCGACCCTGCTTGTGGCACCGCCGGATTTCTAATTTCCTCCTACAAACATATCCTTCGTGCGAATACCGACGCCAGAGGGAACAGCAAGCTCACCCCCGACGACCGTGGGCGCCTCGCGAAGAACTTCAAAGGTTACGATATCTCCCCTGACATGGTGCGCCTTTCATTGGTGAACCTCTATCTCCACGGTTTTACTGATCCACACATCTACGAATACGACACACTCACCTCCGAGGAACGCTGGAATGAGTTCGCCGATGTCATCCTCGCCAACCCTCCATTCATGTCTCCGAAAGGCGGCATCAAGCCCCACAAGCGTTTCTCCGTTCCAAGCAATCGCAGCGAAGTCCTATTCGTGGATTACATGCTGGAACATCTGACCGCCCACGGCCGGGCTGGCATCATTGTTCCCGAAGGAATTATTTTTCAAAGCGGCACCGCATACCGACGACTCCGTGAAGTTCTTTTGAAGGAATCCCTGATTGGGATCATCTCGCTCCCGTCGGGGGTCTTCCAGCCTTACTCGGGCGTGAAAACCTCGATCCTGATTCTCGATAAGCGAGTCGCCAAGAGCAGGCCTCATGTTCTCTTCTCCGACATTCGCGCTATCGGTGTAAGCCTCGGCGTCAAACGCACGGTTACCGAGCGAAACGATCTGCCATTCGTGGTCCAGGATTACGCGGCTTACCACGAAGGTACGGAATTATCGCGGCACTCCTTCCTCGTTGAGCGAAACGCGATTGCCGCCAACGACTACATTTTCAGCGCAGAACGCTATCGACCGGTTGAAGCCCGAGCTGGGACTCGTGTCGTCAGGCTGAAGGACGTGTGCTCGCTAACTAAAGGTACGCATTCCAGCACCAAGACACAAAGGGGACCCTATCCACTCATCGTGACGGCTAAGGAACCGCTCAGTTCTTCCGATTACGAAATAGATGGTGAGGCAGTCTGCGTTCCGATGATTTCATCCACGGGCCATGGTCGGGCAACCCTCAGCCGAATTCACTTCGCTTCAGGGAAGTTCGCTGTAGCGAACCTCTTGGCTGTGCTTCAGCCGAAAGATGCCGACGTTTTAATCACTAGATTCCTCTATCTCGTTCTCGACCTCCAGAAGGACAAGGTGGCGGAACTCATGAAGGGCGCTGCCAATGTCAGCATGAAAGTTGAGGACTTGGCCGAATTCCAAATCCCCCTGCCATCCCTTGCTACGCAGAAGGAGATCGTGCTGGAGATCGAGGGCTACCAGAAAGTCATCAACGGCGCCCGCGCCGTCCTCGACCACTATCGCCCCCACATCACCATCCACCCTGACTGGCCGATATGTTGCCTGGATGATGTCGCATCTCTACGCAGTGGCACAACGCCCGATACAACTCGGGGTGACTACTATGTCGGCGATGTGAACTTCGTGAAGACCAGCGAGATCAACAACTGCATCATCAACAGTTCCGTTACCCATATCAGTAGGGAGGCCGTGAGAGATTACGGTCTCACTGTTTTTCCAAAAGGGACTGTCTTGATGGCCATGTACGGCCAAGGCAAAACGCGGGGCCAAGTCGCATACCTCAACGTGCCCGCCTGCACGACTCAGAACGCGGCGGCAATCACCCCGAACGAGTGCGTTGAACCACTCTACCTCTATTTGTACTTTCTCGGACAATACGACCGCTTAAGGAAACACGGCATTGATGGTCACATTTCGCATTTGAATCTCACATACCTCAAAACATTTGAAATCCCTCTCCCACCCCTCGCCACGCAGCAAGCCATCGTGTCCGAGATCGAAGCCGAGCAAGCACTGGTCGCCGCCAACCGCGAACTAATCACCCGCTTCGAGAAAAAAATCCAAGCCACCCTCGCCCGCATCTGGGGTGAGGGTGATAACACTATCGAAACGCATTAA